In Oryzias latipes chromosome 10, ASM223467v1, the genomic window CTGACAAAAGAACAGATTACAGAgccaaacacaaaagaagaaaagattgTTCTCAGTCTGAGATAATCAGTTAGTCTCTTAAgatgcttaaagacccactccaaggaaaatgatggatttttctcatgatggaagacaaatagaaaaggaaacttaaacttgttcaaatcattgtgaatgaggagcagagcatttgaaatttaatttattgacaagctccctgctccgctccgcaGTGGGGAAGGGGagtggggtgggcttactctgcaccaaggCCCCACCCACAAGGCAGgtaaatttctattgaactgctgccgctctgcagaaactatgtcctagaaaatgacacaagtttgTGTATTTTGGCTTATAACggcatagtcataattaaatgaccactgggaacactctGACAATAGATGATCGTTATTTTAAGAACTTTGTTCTCAGTGAAATGCATTTCCTGTAACAAGATGGAAAGGTGAAGTTTTTAGCTGCCTTGTCATTCACCTTTCCAAAAATGTCCCAAGCAATCATGATATCAGCAAAAGGCAAAGTAACGTCTAGTTCGACTGAGGTTTGAGATcacttctgtcttttttttgtttgtttcttgtcaGTCTTGAGGAGTTTGACTCGTCAGACTCCGGTAGCATTTATGAACCGCAGATAAATGCcagaaagaagaaacagaaaacaacatcTGGGCCAcaggtgagttttttttctctgaccaATACTTTATTCTTaagcaaaacatttatttaaaaagtaacgcataaataaagtttaaaaaagcaagcaaGGAGTACTGTCTCAGCTACAGAATGTGCAGCATGCTTCTTGTCCTTTCTGGATTACCACCAGTTGCAATGGTTTTATCAAACGATTCCCATAATTCTTTTAGCCCAAAAAATCCAGGCGTAATGCTACAGCGAGGGGGACGCCCAGCGTCAGCAGCAGCACAAACCCCAGCCCTGGAGAGCCATCCCCCCAGGGGCAGGCACATTACCAGGCCAGATCCAGATCTATACCTGAGAGAAACACAAATGAAAGGAACCAAGGGATCAGTGCAAAGGAGATCTATGATGCTATCTGCTCTGGAAAGGCAGCCATAGTGGTGAGCAAACTGCAGGAAAGGTGAAAGGTAACACGTAACACAAAAGATCTGGTGGAAAAAAGTCATGAATTGAGCAGAAAAGCTGACGATGAGAGGCTGATGGTGTGCAGTCAGTCACAGCAGTATTATTGTTGAGCAAAACAGAATAGAATTTATATTTGTCCcaatgattgtgctgtttttaatcTGTTAAATCGAAATGAAACGggacaataaaagaaaagatcagTTCTAAAGTCTCGATGAGCTGGCTGACCTTTTGTGAAACCCTCTCATTGGCTGCTGTCTCCCTGTTGATATTTAGACAGTGGTGGACGAGTGGCTGGACAGCTacaagcagagcagagagggggggCTGCTGGTCCTCATCAACTTCATTGTTCAGTCCTGCGGATGCAAAGGTCAGAGGTTAAGGTGGCTCTTAGGGGATGGGTGATTGTAATTTGTAAGATTATCTTTCCAATATGAGTTGAGGCGGTCATCTGTGGTATTGATCTGACACTAAAAGCAGGAATAAAGTGTTGCTTTAATCCTCTGTCTGTTCACAGCTGTTTGAAGATTTGCTGAGCAGAAGGAAAAGAATCATTCGTGTTGTGAGTCATACATGTTGGAAAGTGTTGATGTTCGTAACTGTGGTGCTTTTTGTCTCCTAGGTGTGGTCACTAGAGAGATGTTTGACAGCATGCAGAATGCTGAGATCATCAGCACTCTTACAAAGGAGTTCAATGAGGTGAGGGAAGAAAAACCTCTTCTTCACATGTAGGTTGATCTTAttaagctgtgttcacaccgagCACAGTTTGCGCGAAAAAAGGCCTCAAATTTGTTGCTCGAtgctagagctgtgacggtgtgagatttttgatcaccgcggtgtcACAGTAACCCCCGCCGGGGccgaacacaaaatcccccggcgactgcgcaaatgaatacaattcacAATTACAACGCAGTGTTCTTTATTAACagataacagtaacaactaacttcTACTTATCTAACTAAtaaactaactatataggtcttgtagaatgactatgtgtatgtgtgtcagcgcgctgcgtgtaggaggaaggagcgaGTGAGCGCGCAcacaggtgtgtttggggtGCGCGTTCACGTTTGatgttacggagtgaaggagaacagtaataaaacgtttcccccagaagaacagtgattgattctttattaaaccGCTCTGGagttgatcaccgcggtgatgaaacAGCAAGCGACACATATCTCATCACTACATGGAGGCATTGACTGTAGATCTTATTTACAGCGGATGGAAGACATGGATGTTGGTgacagatcaggtttatttatgttgaagagctctacaaaaacatcagtaatAATCTCTATGTGTGGGATCATGAGgtcattcagagattctcccagtactgtgaggttcaccatctactgctcTACTGCTCTACTCTactgcatctgaatgacggccCTTTCAGctgtacttctgtctctctgtgacccggtttgatgacttgctgtcccactTTAGTCCGAGGAGGGACAAAATAAGGAAGAAATGACAGGACCTTTTTCATTATTGGCTTGatacaaataacaaaaatgtctaaaagttcaggaggagaacaatcAGTTTTTCCTCCATGCTGTTTTTGGGCTCCACCCGCTGGTCATGTCAAAACTACTATGGAGGCGCCACAATGCCAGAAAAGCGTTGCTGCTAGACCGGCGCACCCGACACTCTAAACGGGACCTCTGATAACATCTGCACATCGATTTAACACTGAAACTGGACGCCCCTGATGTGCTAATTGAGAACGTAGCTGTAAAATGAGTCCTAAAATAACCATTGCACTTTCATCTGTTTTGGGTTTGTTTCCCAGTGTAATAAGTGAGATATCTTAAATATCTCATAAGATTGTCGTTAAATTCACGACGCAAAGCACGATGAAAAAAACTCATCATTTTGATCAATGGATTGATGAGAATGACTTTCTGCTGATGTTCTTGTCAGCAGCAGAAGCACAGGTTTCTGCCTCCACTGTgcatttctgtcttgttttgccAGACTTCGGGGAACTACCCTCTCAGCACTCCAGGCCCTCAGATGAAGCATTTCAAAGCCGGTCTCTCAGAGTTTTCCCGGGTCCTTATGCGCTCCTGTCGTAACAGCATCATTTATGACGAGTACATCTTCCCTTCCCTGCTGGCTCTGCTCACCGGGCTGTCGGACTCCCAGGTCCGGGCCTTCAGGCACACCAGCACGCTCCTAGGTAAGGCGGCCACTTGGTCATTGATACAGCAAATAGAAACTGtgagaaagagacaggaggcggagatgaagaggatgatgaggttctctttgggagtgataGGGATGGACAGAATCAGGAATGAACCAGAGGATGTTTAATGTTTTCGAGATAAACACAGGGAGGCAGaatgagatggtttggacatgttcagaggaggaacagtgatgatgtcGGTAAAATGATGCTAATGTTAGAGCTACCTGGACAAaggccaaagaggaggttcGTGGATGTAGTAAAGGACGACATGATAGTTTGGTGTAAGCCACAGGTGTCAagctccaggcctcaagggctggtgtccaacatgttttccaaccaacctgccattgaagctccttattggctaaacacacctgatccaggtaatcagcagcagacaaggcagggtttctggaaagcCTGCAGGAGGttggccctcaaggcctggagtttgacacccctatGCGGATGATTTGCTCTAGcgacccctaaagggagcaCATGAAAGTGATTTGGGATTATAGCATTTTTCAGAAATGTCTGGGATTGCagtgttttaagttttattgtGTGGTTGAAAAAATCTCCCTCAGTTTAAATCTGTTTCAAGATTCCTCTTAATCCTTATCTTACTCCTTCAGCTTTGAAGGTGATGACGGGGCTGGTGGAGGTGGCTGTCACAGTCTCCGTTCAGCTGCAAACCACCCAGCGGCAAATCGACACGGAAAAGAGCAAGAACCCTCAAATCCGAGCCTCGGACAAACTGGAGGAGCTGCACGCCACCATCAGTGAGGTGACACATACAAGCTGACCTCACTGCAGatgttaaagagccactccCAGGAAAACtctgtttctggtgtttttaacagcttcttgtggcatttttctgacgatgtaggacatgtataaagaaaatgaagtttaaatTGCAATTCCATCCATAGAATGTGTTGTTGATTCACAGTTTGCATTATCTATATTATCAAGACAGTTTATGTTCCTGTTTTGAAATCCAGACTTGAGCCTTCAAAGTTTTCAGAGTAGAAAAACCACTAAAGCAAATGCAGACGTTAAAAGATTCATCTAACTAGACTGGAGCTTATTATTGGACAAGAAGGCCGCGTACAGATGTGTTAGTATGATAAGCTTTGAACGGAGAACTCAAAACTTAAACATGCAGTGTATTTCTTTGTCAGAATGAAATTTGTGATGACCATGTGATCGTGTTCTGGTGTAGCTGAAAGAGAACAGAGAAGAAGTGTGCTCCATGATGAACGCCACCTTTCGTGGCGTGTTTGTGCACCGGTATCGAGACCTGCTGCCTGACATCAGAGCCATCTGCATCGAAGAGCTGGGAGTTTGGCTGAACAAAGACCCGGAGGACTTTCTCAATGATGGATGTCTGAAGTATTTGGGTTGGACCCTGTTTGATAAGGTAAACTTGTAGAACCTAACAATAAAGAAGAAAGATTTAATGCTGTTTGCCATTGAAAGTTTGGCTTTCATTGAAGCCAAGTCATTCTTTATGTTTTCAAAATCACGCAAAATTGCCCTGAAATCCGCAGATCCAAATTGCAAAAGGTGAACCATGGCGTAGCAAGGGAATGTCGTATATTCAATTCTGGTTggtttttatacatatatagtGAGGCAAAAGGGCATTTGGCTGTCAAAGGTTATGTAAGTTGTCCCACTCAAAGCGATGACAGAGATATGTAATGTTTACAGAATTCAGAAAAGACTATAGGAGATCACAttgcttgatttaaaaaatatatttttaatcatttatttgtatGACGGTGCTGAAGATAAGTATTTAACTACCACAACCCAACAAGAATGCTGCCTCTCACAGTCTGGTCGTTTCTtctgtaaagacccactccaatgaaaaaagtgatttatttgtgtgtgtgtgtttttgacacGTTcgtgcagcatttttctcattaaataaattaataagattaagcttaaaatatcatttttgtaGTGTAGGAAATACACTGGGCTGACCACGAGCTCCTTGCTaataactcctgctgctctgcagaaattatgtcctagaaaacgacaggttttttggatttatagccataattaaaagacaactcgACTacaagatgatcggagtgggacttaaaagaAACTCTTGCAGAAtcaatgaaaatatatttacttaGTGTCCTCTAATAGCAACAGGTAGGACCAgaccaaagttttattttggaaatgtgaCATTTTAACTGAAATGCATTACTTATCACTCTCTCCACCACATAAACAAAAACGTGATCTCTGCAGATAATGCACAAACCTTCATCCAGCCAATTGTTCTCATAGAAAAGACTGACCTGTGTGTAACGTGTGTTACTGTGCTCTGTTCTCCTGCAGCAAAGTGCAGTGCGTCTGCAGTGTGTGCGCGCCCTGCAGGGTCTGTACAAGGAGAAGGAGTTCATTGGTCGCCTGGAGCTTTTCACCAGCAGATTCAAAGTGAGGCAGTGATCCCTCTGGACTGGAATTGCACCTCATTTTAAGCTTGTTTACtcgttgtctgtctgtctgtctgtctgtctgtctgtctgtctgtctgtctgtctgtctgtctgtctgtctgtctgtctggacAGTCTTTTCTCAGTtgttggaacattttttttgtttcttctttgtaGCTGAGCCACATCCTCCCATTTTGTACTGCGCCTGTAGTTTTTTGCACCACTCCCCTTCTCTTTCATGGCCCCATCCTTTGTCTGGGTGTGTGTCTGGGTGTGTTAATTGCTGCCAGTTACTGATGGATAAAAAGCTGTTCTCAGTCATGGAAAACCATCCAAAAGCAATGGGGATAAATGCTCTTTGTATGATGATGCTTCTCCGCCTCATTagtgatttttgtgtgtgtacaaAGTTGTGGGTGCATTTGTGTATGTCTGTGGCTATTGTGTGTGCTGTGGAGTGTGGGTTTGCCAGCTTCATTGTTTGTCTGTGTGCTTGTGTACTAACCAACTGTCTGTGTTCAGGAAAGGATGCTGTCTATGGTGCTGGACAAAGAGCCAGATGTGGCTGTGGAAGCGGtgaatctgctgctgctgattcaaCTGTGAGGGGGTTTCTCTGTCCCTGATGGTTCCTTTGTTTTTCTATCTGCTATTTCACACATTTACTTTGGCTTTTCTCACCTAACCTGAGCTGTATGCATCACAACTCCTTTCCTGATCCTGTTGAGACTCTTGATGTAGCTTTGAAGCTTTTTTGTCTGGTTCGGGCCAAGTCCATCTCCATGTGAGAAGCAtaaattgttcatttatttgaaaGTGAGATGCATATTAGTTACATTCTTAGCTAATATCTGAAAATCACTGAATGGATTCAGGTttggaattgatttatttcaagcagtcGAAACCCAAAAAATACTGAAGAAGACTAAAGAAAGAAACAGCATTCCCCCTGCgtgtttgcagatttttttcagtcgTGTGACTCCTctggttcatcacaaaaacttaGCTCAAGACTTTAGTTGGTTCTGCAGGGGAGGAGGGGAGCGAACATGAAGAGCACGCCGGCCCGTCGGCTTCCATGCCAATATTGTGCCATGATCTGTTTCCCCTGCCAAAACTTTTATATCTGGCATTGTTGATTTGTTTCTTAGCTCTCGTATTTTGCTCTGAAAAGCGTAAAAAGAAGGTAGATGTTTACGATATACTTTAACCTGCGACTTTTGTGAGTTTGTCCTATTTGTATTGTATTCCACATGTTCGCACTTAAGCGTACAAAATATTAAGTCCCTTAAATATTTCGTTTGTCAAGTAGAGTCTGATTATTTGCTTGAAAGGGAGGGTGAggaagcacttttttttctaccatCAGTTACTcaaacaaacagcttttttctgctAACTACATTTCAGCTGCTGATCATTAGACGGCTTCACATGTCAAATTCAAACGATGTACTGtatcaaaagaaaaagctcaatgTCCATCATCCACTAACGTGCCCAATATCAAAGCAAGTCATGATAATTAGTAATTACTAATTATGAGCTGAGATGTTTCTTTATATTTCATTAACGCCCTCTTTATGTTTGAATTCTCACAGAATGACTGAGGAAGGCTTAAGCGAGGAGGAGTGTGGTCGCATCTACCCCTTAGTATACGCTGCTCACCGGGGCCTGGCgtctgctgggggggctttCCTCTACAACAAGTATGATGTCTGCTCATTTGCATGAACAGTTTACAAAGACAACTGCTCCATTCTAGATCATAACTGTTGGACTGCATTGCTCCGATATTGTTCGCCCTTTTTGTCGCCCATTTCTGTTGTTGttagggggggtggggggggggggggggggggctgtaagctagctagCTTCTAATGAGCTCTTGCTGGTCTAgaaaatgattcttttttttttattttgggtaaaaacgccggaattattattaaaagtaaGGATGGGCCAATATAATTTGATCTGTCCGACACCGATAACCAATATTTCCCCTGCAACTGTGGCCACGAGCCGATATTTGCTGATACCGATACTTAAGTGTATTGATAATAAAGAACACTTAAGTATTGGTACGTGCGTAGTTAAAGTAAACCTTGTTCCTGTCAGTCCGCTGCCACCAACGTCTTCAAATGTTAAGGTGTTCCTATCaccttaaaatgtttaaataaatggaTCTGTAAGCATTCAGACCATTTATTGATattggacataactgtaaaccataagctccccattgccagggatctattaggaacaacatGGGTCCCTAAGAAAGTCAAATACTGACTATGACTGTAAACATAGGCTTCccaatctattaggaacaagtattcattacaaaaattaagtgtttctgaaaacagtcagaagacTATCGGTAGATTTTTTAATATCAGACTGATACAATAAAGTCAAAATATGCAAAAATGGTCCGATACGATGCTGGCACAGATGTATCGCCCATCcctaactaaaagaccactggtaacgcttttacaatagatcaaaagatgatcgaagtgagactttaaaagtgtttttataaaataccagaaataaaCCTTTAAGACGTTGAACTCAACAAAATTGTATGTTTACTTCATAGATGTGTTTCAACTGATTCACAACTGATTCTTTTAGTTTAAGAGGTGAAACGTTGtttgcttttataaaaaaagaaatattcatctttatttgtacattttggtgtttttatgttttccaggTTTCAAAGCCTGATTGCCCAagagaacaacaacaacaacgctGCCTTTTTTCACGTCCTCATCGCCTTCTACACCCAGAATGAGGTAGTACCTCTCTGTTGAATTTTGAAAAACGTGTAGTAAatctttaaactttcttttttagtcCTGTTAATTTCTGCCCATATTTAAGAATAATTATATTTCCCTGAAACTGGTTAGAAGGTGAAGCAGTTCCTAAGCAAATAGCTGGATAGAAGTGTGTGTTTGCAGTTCCATGAGCATGGGGCATACCTGGTGGACAGCCTGTGGAGCGTGGCAGGATCCGAGCTGAGGGACTGGGAAACTATGAGCGCTTTGCTGCTGCAGGATGCTGGTGAGGACCACACTAACACTCAATGATGGTATGAGCTGCTgcactcagtccttagaaaatactgttttttctgGACTATAGAGCGCCCCTGTATATAGGCCGCATTTGctctatttaaataaattaaaaaaagatatagAAGCAGCACCGGGCTATAAGCTGcagatatctatatctataaaTTAGATATTTGCTGCATGTACAGAACAGTTGTGTACTGTAAATGTACATGTATGTACCTGAACAGATTCTTTCCGAACAATGCCTTTTAACACGGCAGCAACTTTGCTGAACAACACGGAACAGAAGCGAGAGAAAATAACCGCTATGTTTTCACCTTCAGTGTTTGAAACCACCAGTCACTTTAAATATCATTTGATAATTTGTCCTACATGTTCTATCTGCTACAGAAAAGGTAGCGTAGTCTATTCTTCCTTGCATtgagattttgtttgttttatttttttattcgtATTCTTTGTATAAGCCGCATGGTTCAAAACTTTGAAAGAAAGTAGCGCCTTATAGTCCAGAAAAGGCAGTAGCTCATTAAAAAAGGAACCATTatcacagtgtttttcaaccagcagccaccagtgtgccgcgggacATGGTCAGGTATGCCCTGGGAGACTGCCCTCATTAACtggtctaaaaacattttccatgtcCAGGatgtcagctctttgttcatccaaacaggccctgataaaacactgagtagttaggaatatgaaagatcgtaaaatacttttttctttgtgtttatttgattatattaaagacattttggtaAGAATGACGGTTCTgtgatttagccgcagcttcagctatttttggaaaagtcccgccccttcaactgtctccaccaatcattcttggaggcttaatcatacgtcatcagtctgaccaatcagaagtggttaaattcttcacttccttgttccgattctgctcataaagtggctcagttccaacaaaaatacccgctaaagctcgtctttagcggtgtagctttccgcgggatccgatgtcagaccgtggaacaagtgaacaaaacaatgaagctcagagacatcGGTCTTTCTGCCCGTTTGCTgtagttttcacactacatctcccatgatgcattgggttaaagtgacagcatctcagcgcacaatgagtctttcttgttaaacgtcttgaaacaacaacgaacacacatctaacagtttttaaatcttctaactcaacttttattatatcttttagaaaaaacagctgttttaaaaaatagcttccagctttttctgccacaattatcacaaaaatgcatgcgagattgcagaggggctgaagatcaatacagactatagagtttctccttttttttttgtttttgtttttttggatgctggtgtgccgcaggatttttgtcaaggttaaagtgtgccatggctcaaaaaaggttgaaaaaaccTGCATTATGCTGTAGTTAGGATTCTAAAACAGGATACCAAGCCTGAGGTTTGACTTCTCAATCTAgaggttttctctttttttaatccctGTTGTAATGCGGTGTCAacccatctgtcccctgcccctGCCTTTGTGTTGTCAGGTCTGATGTATGAGGAGGAGGGGGTGCTCTTAGAGCTCATGATGTGTGCAGTCAGACAGGCAGCGCAGGGAACCCCACCTGTAGGGAGAAGTCACGCTAGAAAGGTGGAGACGGACGTTTTAAAATCAAGAATGAAACAAAGTTGTTCCTGTTGTCTCAGTTCGATTCTATTAAGATCCATCATGTTTTCTAATTCAGCTCTTGCTGTGTAACGTGGTGATTTTGTTGAGATTAGATTGCGAGTATGAAAGAAAAGAAGGTCCAAGAGCAGGACAGGAGTCGCATCACAACACACTTCATCCCCATTCTGCCACAGCTGCTCGCCAAGGTACCAAAGTTCACCTCACTTCCTGGCGGCTCTTTGTCCATCATGTAGACCAAaaattaatgtttattttgctgTGCTGTAGTACTCGGCAGATGCTAAGAAGGTCAGCCTCCTTCTCAAAGCGCCTCTTTACTTTGATCTGGAGATGTACAGCAGCACTCAGTGGCTGAAAAAGGTAAGAGGTGTGGGGGGGCTATTCTAATTAACCGTCTTAGGGTGGGGGGAGGGCAGTACAAGTACACCAAAAACTGAATCTATTACCACATCAAAGAACTTCAATGAATTTGTTGGTTAAAATTGTATCACACTTAAAATGAAATCACTAATCCGTTTTATTTTAGAGAccaacttattaaaaaaacgGACATATTATAGAATTCAGAAACCATCCAATGACTGAAAATACTGAAATCTTTTACAGATTCTGTTCCACACCGTTCCATGTAGGCCTTCTAATGTTTTGGCAAATAAAATATTGAGCTAAAATGAACTGAAAACTCTCATCTTAATGACCAGGTCATCATAATCGGCACAATTACTCATGTATCTATTTACTTCTTTGATATCTAGTGAGCTGTAGTTgtactttttcatgttttttttcaatttaagctttatttataaagactTAAAGCTATGTTCATCAGCCCTCAGCAATGCACATTCAATGCATCAGTAGATATAAGTTTTATTCACAAAATCTAACTTTGTTCTTTTATGCCAAGAAGTAAATTGTCAAAGTTCTCTGCTGGAAGAAGAAAGGATTGAcagaaaaaagctgatttagAACCTTCGATGCAGTAGTTCTGAatgtcccactcccatcatctttagtaaaagcgttcccatttttcttttaattatgatttaagtttttaaccaaaaatcgataaacctgtgctgttttctaggacacagtttctgaggagcagcaggagtttgagATATGTGTCTCTGAGTAGGGAGCTTTTGGTCCACCCCGTGTATTCTCTACGTCCCAAATACGACTTTTTTTCTAACTGAATTTTTTTACCTGCCCCTGAcgcacaacgatttgaataaagaaatgctcaaaaatgcaaatttaagcttaatattcTTAATATTTGACTTCCATCACcagaaaaaagaccaaaagacatgctaaaaacaccaaaaacaccatgtTCAATGAAAATGggcttttaaaaactgttttcctaAAGAAAACTCCCTTTTTGTTGACGTTATCTTGACCTTTCAGTctgtggttaaagtattcaaaTGTATTGAAATTATACCAACAGTCAAGCAAAACCCAACAATGTTGTGAAACCTGTTCATTTGTGAATATTTCTGTCTCGAGTCATTCTCTTTTGGGTTCGTCAGTATCTAGACCTGCTGCTGTCCCAGGTGTGTGGCGTAGTGGAGAAGCACACTGACAGCACCGTGCTGCAGGCTTGTGCCCAGCTGGCCAACACCCTGTGCTCAGAAAACTACACCTTCTCTTCCCGGGCACATCTGGCTTTCAGCCAGCTCCTGGACGACCT contains:
- the LOC101173396 gene encoding cohesin subunit SA-3 isoform X3, which encodes MASGGPVLDSLEEFDSSDSGSIYEPQINARKKKQKTTSGPQPKKSRRNATARGTPSVSSSTNPSPGEPSPQGQAHYQARSRSIPERNTNERNQGISAKEIYDAICSGKAAIVTVVDEWLDSYKQSREGGLLVLINFIVQSCGCKGVVTREMFDSMQNAEIISTLTKEFNETSGNYPLSTPGPQMKHFKAGLSEFSRVLMRSCRNSIIYDEYIFPSLLALLTGLSDSQVRAFRHTSTLLALKVMTGLVEVAVTVSVQLQTTQRQIDTEKSKNPQIRASDKLEELHATISELKENREEVCSMMNATFRGVFVHRYRDLLPDIRAICIEELGVWLNKDPEDFLNDGCLKYLGWTLFDKQSAVRLQCVRALQGLYKEKEFIGRLELFTSRFKERMLSMVLDKEPDVAVEAVNLLLLIQLMTEEGLSEEECGRIYPLVYAAHRGLASAGGAFLYNKFQSLIAQENNNNNAAFFHVLIAFYTQNEFHEHGAYLVDSLWSVAGSELRDWETMSALLLQDAGLMYEEEGVLLELMMCAVRQAAQGTPPVGRSHARKIASMKEKKVQEQDRSRITTHFIPILPQLLAKYSADAKKVSLLLKAPLYFDLEMYSSTQWLKKGGADKDDTYSAATALKKIAVFSSAKDPTGWKLFDSCLQLLNSRLESLDLHTELTVSALKCAGFHLMWAKVNVDKSKPKAAELKHLKKDMNTFCRICQRCLSVDKTRIRDEAFELLCDLLLLYSQASVRSEPALQPLVHLPSVSLCSELASFLLDHVFTEEEDAELCDEREEEIKMTLFQKRRRQLAGYCKLVLYGVLDLSAATNVFKHYSKFFKDFGDIIKETVSKSRLINPVQSAKTFCLCLQQLFSEMLTDDPSQQDPTEIRDLAKKLAMTFGIDLHRIRKPLVALHLDGIKFAFRVPEDGSKQLPNADFLEILSEFSFKLLQQDRVVISGFLKSECPAAALCWPSVKHYECSLASRSAARLKEQEVAAGAVSQHDTPQPKRRRTTAGGSTSSTTKGPWLESSSIHSRMNTPVLTSTVQKRAAPPPPPTQVRAAESDAGSGLAEVESEDEFSSGMLMRKVNPTKRGRLNSAQTAAARDKEDVASHLTLLSLIEDDISEREEGEDEPEIEDSDNESQSSYTLPSTRHTSVSVLDELFD